The Burkholderiales bacterium JOSHI_001 genomic sequence CGCGCGCGGCGTCGGCGGCGGCCCAGTGGGCGGCGTCGCGGCCGAACCAGGCCACCTCGCCGGCCTGGCGCGGCACCGGCAGCCCGGCCAGGGCGCGCAGCAAGGTGCTCTTGCCCGCGGCGTTGCGGCCGATCACGCACCAGCGCTGGCCCACCGCCACCTGCCAGTCCAGGTGCTGCAGCAGCGCGCGCGCCTGGGCCCACAGGTGCAGGCCCTTCACCACCAGCGGCGGCGCCAGCGGGTTCATCGCCCACCCCGCGCCAGCAGGGCCATGAAGAAGGGCGCGCCCACCAGGGCCATCACCGCGCCCACCGGCAGTTCCAGCGGCGCGGCCACGCTGCGCGCCAGCAGGTCGGCCGCCAGCAGCAGGGTGGCGCCGGCCAGGGGGCTCATCCAGGCCAGGTCACGGCTGCGCTCCACGCCGGCCAGGCGCAGGGCCTGCGACGCCACCAGGCCCACAAAGCCGATGGCCCCGGCCACCGCCACCGCCACCCCCGCGGCCAGCGCGCCGGCCACCAGCAGTTCCAGGCGCAGGCGGCGCACCGGCTCGCCCAGCAGCCAGGCCACTTCGCTGCCCAGCAGCAGGCGGTCGATGGCACGCTCGCGCCACACCATCCACAGTGCCAGCAAAGCCGCCCCCAGCAGGGCCCAGGGGCCGCCGGTGGCGCCGGACAGGTCACCCACCAGCCAGAACAGGGCGCCGCGCAGCGCCTGGTCGGGGGTGATGGTCAGCAGCAAGGTGGCCACCGCCCCGCACAGCGACGCCAGCA encodes the following:
- a CDS encoding ABC-type Fe3+-siderophore transport system, permease component (PFAM: FecCD transport family) — its product is MLRWVLPGLLLLAVALSLAIGSAGLDGQIVATLRLPRMLAAAGVGALLALSGLAMQVLLRNPLADPYVLGTSGGAAVGALLALLVGGSLWLGAGLGALAAGLALLALTRAVLASADDASPRLVLTGAMLASLCGAVATLLLTITPDQALRGALFWLVGDLSGATGGPWALLGAALLALWMVWRERAIDRLLLGSEVAWLLGEPVRRLRLELLVAGALAAGVAVAVAGAIGFVGLVASQALRLAGVERSRDLAWMSPLAGATLLLAADLLARSVAAPLELPVGAVMALVGAPFFMALLARGGR